From one Magnolia sinica isolate HGM2019 chromosome 18, MsV1, whole genome shotgun sequence genomic stretch:
- the LOC131233828 gene encoding protein CYCLOPS-like has translation MFHPLCDHLPVTTCFCCIIFLQSWVLCSCFTPSFMISIQSLRNVVAKGIQASNLYLAKAWFQSSQPMTRSQSSELRYHNDIDVPILLQSSNENAFRQPNKL, from the exons ATGTTTCATCCACTGTGTGATCATCTTCCTGTTACCACTTGCTTCTGCTGCATCATCTTCCTCCAAAGCTGGGTCCT ATGCAGTTGCTTTACTCCAAGCTTCATGATAAGTATACAGAGCTTAAG GAATGTGGTAGCAAAAGGAATTCAAGCTAGTAATTTGTATTTGGCCAAG GCATGGTTTCAAAGTTCTCAGCCAATGACAAGGAGCCAGTCATCTGAACTAAG ATATCACAATGATATTGATGTTCCTATCTTATTGCAAAGTAGCAATgaaa atgctttcagacaaccgaacaagctgtag